TGGTCCCGTGAATAAGGTTGCGTTCCTGTTCGGCTCGGCCATGATCGGTGAGGGAAATTATGTGATCATGGGACAAATTGCCGTTGCCATCTGTGTTCCTCCGATTGCGATGGGACTGGCAGCCATGATGAACAAAAAGAAGTTTACACCTGCGGAACGCGAAGCTGGAAAAGCAACATTTACAATGGGACTGTTCGGGATTACCGAAGGAGCGATTCCATTCGCGGCGCAAGATCCTCTACGCGTTATTCCAAGTATCATGGTCGGCTCGATGACGGGTTCGATGATTGCAATGTTTGGTAATGTCGGTGACAGAGTAGCCCATGGCGGACCGATTGTAGCCGTACTCGGTGCCGTTGATAATGTGTTGATGTTCTTCCTCGCTGTCATAGGCGGCGCAGCTGTATCCATTATCATGGTGAGTCTGCTCAAGAAAGATGTTGCAGGTGTGACTCCGGCAGTTGTTGGAGAAGGAGCGAAAGAAACACCGGCCAGTGCACGTAAAGAGTTGGCAGCAGACACAGCTGCACCCGTGGCTGCGGACTCAGCGGAAGTGACTTCAACCGTGACCCATAACGATACAGCAACCGAAGCACCTGCTATCCGCGTCGAGAAATTGACAGACATTGTAACAATGGATCTTATTAATCTGAATCTGACCGGAACGACACAGGATGCTGTTATTGACGAAATGATCGGTGTATTGGAGCGGAATGGGGCGGTAAGAGCTGATGGAGATTTTAAACAGGCCATATTAGCCAGGGAACAAGAAAGCTCCACAGGCATCGGCATGAATATTGCGATTCCTCACGGTAAATCGGATGCTGTCCTGAAACCAAGCGTGGTCTTTGGTATCCAGCAGGATGGTGTTGACTGGAAGAGTCTGGATGGCAGTGAAGCCAAATTGATCTTTATGATTGCCGTGCCGCGGAATAGTAAACAGAATGCACATTTGAAAGTGCTGCAAATGTTGTCCCGCAAGCTGATGGACGATGATTTCAGAGAAGCGCTCTTGGCGGTGACCACCAAGGAAGAGGCCTACCAATTGCTCGATCAGGTGCATTAATTCAAGCCACCGAGTGACTTCACCTAGCCATTGGTTCGGTGGGCAACAGTAGCCAAAGAGCTTGGCTTATAGCAGAAGGATAATGGCTGATCTGTTGGAATTAATCCTGCCGTTATCTCATCATATTAGGGTTCTATGGAACCATTCCAATGAAGCCAGCCCCTACACAGAAATGAGCGGGGCTGGCTTCAATTTTTTTGTGCATGCTTGAATCGGAGTAGGCATTTCGCCGTTACATTATTTATTTGGTGTCCATCTCTGTCATCTGATCTGTTACTGGTATGTTACGTTGTCATATTTTGCATAATGACAATGATATCCAGAATATGATAAAGTTTGTTCGTTCCATGTCCAATGGATTGTGTCCGTTTGGAGTGGACAATAAACGGAAATAAGATCTGTGGGTGATAACAGCATGAACATGAAAAAACTCGGTTTGCTGCCGAAAATCCTTATAGCCATTTTGCTCGGCATTGCGATCGGATCGTTCTCACCGGAATGGCTGGTTGCCGGATTAGCTACCTTTAGCGGGTTGTTTGGAAACTTTCATTGGTTTTGCCATACCTTTAATTATCATCGGATTTATTGCTCCCGGGATCGGGGAGCTGGGAAGAGGGGCCGGTCGCCTGCTGGGCGTGACCACGGGCCTTGCTTATCTCTCCACTGTTATCGCGGGGCTGTTGGCGTTCTTGGCAGCGACGCTATTGTATCCGTATATGTTGGAGGTTGGTGGTCTGGTTAATTCCTACTCCAATCCGGAAGAGGCGCTGCTGGAGCCTTTTTTTAAAGTTGACATGCCGCCTGTTTTCGGGGTAATGACTGCTCTACTGCTAGCCTTTACACTTGGGCTGGGAGCGGCTGTAATCAAGGGACAAACCTTGCAGAAGGTCATGGTTGATTTCCGGGAGATTGTGGAGAAGCTGATCGCCTCGATCATCATTCCGCTGCTGCCGTATCATATCCTCTGCGTGTTTGCCAACTTAACCTATGGCGGGCAAGTGACCACGATCCTGTCGGTCTTTGCCAAAGTATTCATTATGATCATTGTCCTGCATGTGCTGTTCCTGATCATACAATACTTGGTTGCGGGGCAAGTCACGCACAAGAATCCGTTTGCCATGCTGAAGAACATGCTGCCGGCTTATTTTACGGCGATAGGTACGCAGTCTTCTGCCGCTGCCATTCCGGTTACGCTGCGTCAAACCAAGCTGAACGGGGTCAGCGGGAAGGTCGCTGATTTTGTCATCCCTCTGTGCGCAACCATACATCTATCCGGTAGCACGATTACGCTGGTAAGCTGCTCGATGGCCGTGATGCTGCTGACGGGGATGCCAACTTCCCTCGGCATGATGTTCCCATTTATTCTGATGCTGGGCATCACGATGGTTGCCGCTCCAGGAGTCCCTGGAGGTGCCGTCATGGCAGCACTCGGATTGCTGGAGTCCATGCTGGGCTTCGATACAACGCTGACGTCGCTCATGATCGCCCTCTATATTGCGCAAGACAGCTTCGGAACGGCTTGTAATGTAACCGGAGATGGAGCAATCGCAGTGATCACGGACCGCGTGAGCAAATCTGAGCCTGCGTAAATAATGTAGCGCGGATTACTACTTTGCATCGCGGACGGTCAGGATCCAGCAATCTATATGAGTTCAGGCGGAAGCCTGCCCATTTCCGAAAAGATGGGCAGGCTTTTTATTGATTTTTTTTGTACGATCGTACTAAAATATAACCATGAATACTAAAAATAAAATGAATGACCAAAAGGAAATGTCTTTTATTGAGAAGGCCCGCCGTGCGCAGATCGTGGCATGTGCGATCGAAACCATTGCCGAGGACGGTTATGCCCAAGCTTCGATAGGTCAAATCGCCAAGCGTGCCAACGTTAGCAAAGGGGTGATTTCCTATCATTTTGCAGGCAAGGATGAGCTCCTGGAGCAGGTGGTGACGGAGTATTATATCGCCTTTGAGTCCTTTATGCAGCCAATCCTGCGTGACGAAGCTTCTCCGAAAAACAGGCTCAAGAAGTATATTGAAGCGAATTTGGAGTTTATCGCGGATCATCGGAAGATGGTTTTTGCCGTTGTGGAAATCGTGACGGGCATGAGGACGAAGGAGGGGAAGCCTCGGTTTTCGGCGGATACGGATGAAGGTGTGTTTCAACCGATTGAGGCGATTCTGCATGCAGGGGCGAAGGAAGGAAGCTTTCGAGAATTCACCCCGTTATCCTCCCGAGTCATGGCGCTCGCTATCGGGCATGCCATCGATGGATTCAGCCTGGAATTGATGAGAAACCCCGATCTTCACGTAAAGGCTTATGTACAGGAACTGATTACGATCTTTGATCACGCCACGCGCAAATAAGAACGCTCCCAAGGAGGAGAGAGCATGTTGATTTATTATGTGGTGGAGTGCTTTTGCT
Above is a window of Paenibacillus sp. FSL K6-1330 DNA encoding:
- a CDS encoding TetR/AcrR family transcriptional regulator, with product MNTKNKMNDQKEMSFIEKARRAQIVACAIETIAEDGYAQASIGQIAKRANVSKGVISYHFAGKDELLEQVVTEYYIAFESFMQPILRDEASPKNRLKKYIEANLEFIADHRKMVFAVVEIVTGMRTKEGKPRFSADTDEGVFQPIEAILHAGAKEGSFREFTPLSSRVMALAIGHAIDGFSLELMRNPDLHVKAYVQELITIFDHATRK
- a CDS encoding PTS fructose transporter subunit IIABC, yielding MKILAITSCPNGIAHTYMAAENLQKAGAKLGVELKIETQGSIGVENQFTEQDIREADGIIIAADKTVVKDRFVGKKLLVVGVQDGIRRPEELIQQMIKGDVPVYQAQSKSAEDMTGENKPKQNPIYRHLMNGVSYMVPFIVIGGLLIAVALTMGGVKTPGGLVIPEDSIWKTIESIGGAAFTFMVPILAGFIAMSIADRPGLAPGMVGGFIAANGSFYGSEAGAGFIGGIIAGFLAGYVALAIKKIKVPRSLQPIMPIIVIPVLASLIVGLIFVFVVGAPVANLFEALTVWLAGMQGTSSILLALILGAMISFDMGGPVNKVAFLFGSAMIGEGNYVIMGQIAVAICVPPIAMGLAAMMNKKKFTPAEREAGKATFTMGLFGITEGAIPFAAQDPLRVIPSIMVGSMTGSMIAMFGNVGDRVAHGGPIVAVLGAVDNVLMFFLAVIGGAAVSIIMVSLLKKDVAGVTPAVVGEGAKETPASARKELAADTAAPVAADSAEVTSTVTHNDTATEAPAIRVEKLTDIVTMDLINLNLTGTTQDAVIDEMIGVLERNGAVRADGDFKQAILAREQESSTGIGMNIAIPHGKSDAVLKPSVVFGIQQDGVDWKSLDGSEAKLIFMIAVPRNSKQNAHLKVLQMLSRKLMDDDFREALLAVTTKEEAYQLLDQVH